From one Lycium ferocissimum isolate CSIRO_LF1 chromosome 7, AGI_CSIRO_Lferr_CH_V1, whole genome shotgun sequence genomic stretch:
- the LOC132064586 gene encoding cyclin-L1-1-like has protein sequence MIYTAIDTFYLEEEQLINSPSRKDGIDEVTETTLRIYGCDLIQESGILLRLPQAVMATGQVLFHRFYCKKSFARFNVKRVAASCVWLASKLEESPRKARQVLIVFHRMECRRENLPIEHLDTSSKKYIDLKADLIRTERHLLKEMGFICHVEHPHKFISNYLAALGTPAELRQEAWNLANDSLRTTLCVRFKSEVVACGVVYVAARRFQVPLPENPPWWKAFDADKAGIDEVCRVLAHLYSLSKAQYIPVCKEGGSFATSNRSRDSPSLPVSKEGSLNEDTGTPGNQVVAKEAVTKAALDKLKDSKKNDDDSKSMPSEGESKEEPGKADHRIDAGGEKNRERERDRGRDRDKERLKSRERDRGRESDREGERDDFERDREKSKDRSHRSRDKGHSEKPKHHSSRDRDYQSYSSREKDRRRHH, from the exons ATGATTTACACGGCAATAGACACATTCTATCTAGAAGAGGAGCAGCTTATAAACTCCCCTTCTAGGAAAGATGGAATTGATGAAGTTACGGAAACGACACTTAGAATCTATGGTTGTGATCTGATCCAAGAAAGTGGGATTTTGCTCAGATT ACCCCAAGCTGTAATGGCCACTGGTCAAGTATTATTTCATCGCTTTTACTGCAAGAAATCATTTGCCCGTTTTAATGTGAAG AGGGTTGCTGCTAGTTGTGTTTGGCTTGCATCAAAACTCGAAGAAAGCCCGAGAAAAGCAAGGCAGGTGCTTATTGTTTTCCACAGAATGGAATGTAGGAGAGAAAACTTACCTATTGAACATCTGGATACATCTTCGAAG AaatatattgatttgaaagcAGACCTAATCAGAACAGAGAGGCATCTTTTGAAGGAGATGGGTTTCATCTGCCATGTCGAGCATCCTCATAAATTTATATCGAACTACCTCGCAGCTCTTGGAACACCTGCAGAATTGAGACAAGAAGCTTGGAATCTTGCTAATGACAG TTTGCGCACAACACTCTGTGTAAGATTCAAAAGTGAGGTTGTGGCCTGTGGAGTTGTATATGTTGCAGCCCGTAGATTTCAAGTGCCCCTCCCAGAGAATCCTCCTTGGTGGAAAGCATTTGATGCAGACAAGGCTGGTATAGATGAAGTTTGCAGAGTTCTCGCTCATCTTTACAGTCTTTCAAAAGCACAATACATTCCTGTATGCAAGGAAGGAGGCTCCTTTGCTACATCAAACAGATCAAGGGACTCGCCATCACTTCCTGTATCTAAG GAAGGTTCACTGAATGAAGATACTGGTACACCAGGAAACCAGGTAGTGGCTAAGGAGGCAGTAACAAAAGCTGCCCTTGATAAGTTGAAGGACTCGAAAAAGAACGATGATGACTCTAAAAGCATGCCTTCAGAAGGGGAGTCAAAAGAAGAGCCTGGAAAGGCTGACCATAGAATAGATGCTGGTGGCGAAAAGAACAGGGAGCGAGAGAGGGACAGGGGCAGAGACAGGGATAAGGAAAGACTAAAGTCTCGTGAACGTGATAGGGGAAGGGAATCTGACAGGGAAGGGGAGCGAGACGACTTTGAAAGGGACAGGGAAAAATCCAAGGACAGGAGTCATCGTTCAAGAGACAAAG GTCACTCAGAGAAACCAAAACATCACTCTTCTCGAG ATCGTGATTACCAGTCTTATTCATCACGGGAGAAGGATCGTCGTAGACACCATTAG
- the LOC132064588 gene encoding 4-hydroxy-tetrahydrodipicolinate reductase 1, chloroplastic-like, with protein MWAVIKLPGNIHGGAIHYNSSNKNGCNSFVRNRKSLVKMCSTSGQNGQTSVKSPLPIMVNGCTGKMGRAVLEASISAGLQPVSVCFSGPEDEGKIVEAGGKEITVHGPSDRESILSSVFEEHPNLIVVDYTVPAAVNDNAELYSKVGVPFVMGTTGGDREKLYKTVADSKIYAVISPQMGKQVVAFLAAMEIMAEQFPGAFSGYSLQVMESHQASKLDTSGTAKAVISCFQKLGVSFDLDEVQLIRDPVQQVEMVGVPEEHLLGHAFHMYHLTSPDGTVSFEFQHNVCGRSIYAEGTVDAILFLAKKVKLKEEKRIYDMIDVLREGNMR; from the exons ATGTGGGCTGTCATTAAACTTCCTGGAAATATCCATGGAGGAGCAATTCATTACAATTCTAGCAACAAAAATGGTTGTAATAGTTTTGTCAGAAATCGAAAATCTTTAGTAAAAATGTGTTCTACATCTGGACAAAATGGTCAGACTTCAGTTAAATCACCACTTCCTATAATG GTGAATGGTTGTACTGGAAAAATGGGGAGGGCAGTTCTTGAAGCATCAATTTCTGCGGGACTTCAACCCGTGTCTGTATGTTTTAGTGGTCCAGAAGATGAAGGAAAAATTGTGGAGGCGGGCGGAAAAGAGATAACTGTGCATGGTCCTTCAGATAGGGAAAGCATACTTTCCTCTGTTTTTGAGGAACACCCCAATCTAATTGTAGTGGACTACACTGTGCCTGCTGCTGTGAATG ATAATGCTGAATTATACAGCAAAGTTGGAGTGCCTTTTGTAATGGGAACAACTGGTGGAGATAGGGAGAAGCTGTACAAAACAGTTGCAGACTCAAAAATTTATGCTGTGATCTCCCCACAAATGGGAAAGCAG GTGGTGGCTTTTCTTGCAGCCATGGAAATCATGGCAGAACAATTCCCTGGAGCTTTCTCTGGGTACAGTTTACAG GTGATGGAGTCTCATCAAGCGAGTAAATTGGACACTTCTGGAACTGCGAAGGCTGTTATCTCTTGCTTTCAGAAACTAGGCGTTTCTTTTGATTTGGATGAG GTACAACTAATACGAGATCCCGTGCAACAAGTTGAGATGGTTGGTGTCCCCGAAGAACACTTGTTAGGCCATGCTTTCCACATGTACCATCTGACCTCACCAGACGGAAC GGTTTCTTTTGAATTTCAACACAATGTTTGTGGTAGATCTATCTATGCAGAGGGCACAGTTGATGCTATACTTTTCCTTGCTAAGAAG GTGAAGTTGAAAGAAGAGAAGCGGATATACGACATGATTGATGTGCTGCGAGAGGGGAACATGCGATAA